CTTTGACCTCGCTCGGTCACTCTGTAGTCACTGTAAGACGCAGTTTGTGACAAAGGAGGCTGCTCTGTGTATGGGCACTTAATTATTGTCTTTTCTTTCAGTTTGAGATGATCAGCAGCACAGTGCAGCCCACAGAGGGTTTGGTATGGGACACGCATGAGGGGAAATCTGAGGCTTAATACAGGCTCTTTTGGAAAGGCAGGGGCAATGGACAGCTGGAAGTGACCAAAATAGCAAAACAAACTTGTCTGCTCCTTGCGCTCTCCTTTTCTTCTCTGTTTAATCCATCAGTCACTTCCTTGTACACTTTTAGCACTCCAAGAGTTTGTTTTGCATTCTTTTCCTCATTTAGGCTCATTTGACACCTTTTGAGTCTGTCCTTTACATGTTTTGTTCCCCTTTCTAGATCTTGCCTGGATCTTTCATTGTTCAATTTAAGCAATCTGTAGTAATTGATAAGCTTAAGGTAATAATAAACTTGAAAAGGaaatgcatacatataaataatttaattttcttgTATTTCCATACACTGATAATTCTTCCAGTCATTGGAAAAGCAGCTGAACGATTAGACTGGTTCTCAAATTAGATATGGTATAGCCTATTGATACACCCCTCCTCTAACTATATATGGTGGAACAGCATTCAAAGAGTGTATGAGAGATCAACAGGCAGGGAAGGAAAGCCTGGGTCAGAGGAAGTGTAGGCCTTGATATGAGATATTTCATGTCAGAATGATTTTCTTAAGTTAATTGTAGACACTTTTCAAGTATGTCTGACTGCTGACCGATCAGGTTGTGTATACATCTGTGATTTAGCATCTTCATAGTGTAGGTCACTGTGTCAGTcatctttgttttgtttatggACTGTCAAAGTGAACATGTCTATACGTACAGGACATGTTACATGTAACGTGATCTTCTCTGACATGTATCTTCAAAGCTGTTTATCATGGCAGAGATGACTGGAATCCGGATGAGGTGAAAAAGGCCACATCGTCGCTGTAGGGGTTTGACATACCGGAAGTCTGCAGTGTGCAGAGGTTATGGTTGAAATGAGGAGCTTCATGTTGCATCCTACACTTAAGGTGTCTGTAGTTTTTTTGTTGTCAAAGCTTTGATGTATGTCACAGAATCCACATTAAACTTCATAACGTGGCTTTATGAATCATCATACAACTACAGTATAGAGCTGCATTTCTGAAATGCTTACTGCATACAAactttatagtttatttttatgtttactgaTATGACTGCAATATAAAATGGTTGCTTTTTAAATGACGTGTTAAATGTTCCAAATATGTTGAGTGAACTagaaactaaaagaaaaaaggcACATCTACATCCCCAAAGAATTGAGACGTTGAGAAAGAGGAAGAGTAGAAAGAAGTCGTCTCCGGAACTGTGTGAATTAAGTTCTGTAAGGCAGATCTAAACAGCCACTTGTGTTGCCCTTTTCACAAAATCACATTAGTGATTAGGCTCCCTCAGTAcctaacaataaattaaaaatgaattattattgagCATTCACAGCTCTACAACTAATATGTAATCTCTAtaatcaaatttaatttgaaGGTATATGAAATACTTTGGATCCAATAAGACATTTTGCTATTGTAAATGTCTGCACATAGATTAAAAGATGGAGGTGAAGCTACTGGTGGTTTGGGTCTCTTTTATAACAGTTCAAGCTAGAAGGAACTAGGCTGAGAGACCACAGAGAGGAAATGAGAAATGCACAAGATCAGTGTCAGACAGTGCTAATCTGCATACcttcataaaataaaaagacagcaGGATTCTACTACTGCAGTATTACATTTACTGCATCCTTAATACATTCACCAGTCTGCTGTTTTAGGACAAGATTTACTATTAAGACGACAATATGAACTAATGCATATATGCGATAGGTAAAGATACTACTCTAGCCAAGGTCAATGAGGTCTTCCTCAACGTATCCCACTTCCTCACGCTTCTTCTTCAGCCAATCAGCTCTTAGTTGCTTAATCTCATTTCCATAGTGCTCATGCAGTTTACTAAACTCCTCCAAAGGATCAAAGCCCACAACAGGCCACTCCCCATAAGATGGTGCCGGACCATTTAAGGGTGTGACATGAGCATTTCTCTTGGGCCAGAGCTTTGGAGATCGCTTACTGGTAGTCTTGAATTGAATAGGAGGGGCATGAAGACTAGAGCTGGTGGGAATGTTTGGCATAGACGGAGGTGGTACAGAACTGGTGCTGTAGCTCCGCCCATCTCTGGGCACTATGGAAGTCCCATGTATGAAATAGGGTTGTCCTGGGTTCCAGGCAGCCATTATATTATTGGGTGTAGAAGTCACTTCAGAGGTCTGGATGGAATCACAAAGACGTTTGTCTCTTCTAGCTTCTGTTTTGTTAAGAGCATGAAAAAATACAATCAGACATGTTAATTGTGTTCAAGCTAGTAGACACAGAAAGCACATTTACATAAACGCACCTTCGTAGCGTCTCTCCAGGTCTCTGACGATCATGGAAAGGTAGATGTGACTGGCGCAGAACAGTGCACCGATCCAGCTCTCCTGGCTGAGATGGTCATCAGCGGCTAGTCTATACGTGCGGAGGCCTGGTCCATTGAACACCAAAGAGAAACAGAACTGACCATCTGTCTCACACGCCTGCACCAGGCAACCCTCCAGAACAATCACTCCCAACAGGTTACGATCGCCTGGACGCTCCTGATAAAACAGCAGATTCCCCTTCAACACAAACCAGCGGCGCAGGTATGTGGTGTTCCTCTCTCTCTGCAGAATAAGGAAGTCATTGCAATTACGACTTGTTTAAAGATGGAGAACATTATCTAGAATGTGCAGGACAGAGAAACACTGGAGATGATGAATGGTGAAAACATCTTTTGTAATGCACAGCAGACTGAGATATTCTGAACCTGAATTAATGTCACTAatgaagaaattattttaataagtgtCTATCAAATAAGTGTAACGCCCATGTTTCAGAATTGTGGTCAAATTTACAGATATGAGGgtgatatattttttgtttattctgtaatattgGTAATTGAACAGATTATTATTAGAGAtcattaaaataaccattttattaacATATCATATAGTCCTGCTAGCCACTATTATCTTTACTTTTAGCATTATATTTGAAATTGTACAGTAacctaaaaatgtacattttcctaTTTGAATTGAACAGGTAAATCGaaacaaaagagaaaatattAATCTATTTGTTTTTACGTGAAGGGATCTATACAAGGATCCTTAAGGTGAAGTCTGTAATGCATCATGAAGAAGATAAGATGTCTCAGGTATAATGTACTTCACTTTCCTAAGCACTTGCACCGTAAACAAATCGGACAGACATCGTAAACAAATCGGACACTCACAACACTCTCGAAACTGCTTAGAATGCTTCAGCTTTTCCAAACAAGCATTCtagattaatttaatattatgcgGGTAAATTGACAAATCCAGCTACCTACCTTTTTGTAGAGGTATCCCTCTTTATCTACAGGTGAAGGGCAGGACAGGTAGTGGGTTAGAATCTTTTCATGGATCTTCATCACAACGCCACCTGGCGTGCAGCCGTGTCCTGGCGCGAGCACAGAGCGAGCGAGCTTTACAGCAACAGAAATAATTAAAACCCATGGATAAATAATATTTGCCattgtaattcttttttattcaattttgatttattatttgtagAATTGTTTTTAAAAGCTTACATGTATTTCTCAGGAAGTATGAAATCATACGTGAATAACTTGTCTATCCGGTTCTCGCAGTATCTGTTAGTATTGTTGCTAGTCAGCCACAAATATATTGCCACGTAAACACGGTGTCATTCTTGAAGCAGCAATTTGCGCTTTGTAAAAGGATAAACAAACGTTTGTGACGGGAACAGTGACGTACCGACAGACAGGTGCAACAACTTACTTTTGCCAATGTCTTTCCGTTGATTTATCGTTGATCGCATACAACCTTAGTGGCAAAACATCACTTCAGGGCACGCTCCCCAATCCCGGCAAATCGCATAAAGAACAGAATGATATCAGAAGTTTCGTATTACCAGCGCGCACCCTCACTCCGGACTCGCAagtgtttaaatataaattacgCGAGCCACTTCCTGGTAACAAAAGCCGATGCCCTATTCTCTTTAGACTTCATGATGAAATAGCAGCAACATGCGCGTTCACACAGCCCCGATTAATGAATTTATGCATGGacaaaaaataggaaagtatacaCTTACAAGTAAAAACAGATACTCTGCATATTACCGAGTCATGTTTTAATTCAGGCTGTCATTCGAATATAGAAACTATATCAGGACAGTGCGTTTGCTTAGTTGATTTTTTTCACAGTTCCTACTGTTCTGCTTCTCAAGTGCACCTTTTTGTATTGAGCTTTCATAGAGACGCATTATGCTTACAATAAAGAGTTTTTTCTCTAGCCAATGAGTGAGATGTTCCCGGGAAGCATACACGCCGGTGTTAActgtaacataaataataataacagaacaATAATTTGGAAGCTTAAAACAGGAGGTTTTTGTAAAATGTCCAAGCAGGTCAAGTGATGGACGTGAGGTCGCTGAAGTGGGCGTCATTGAACCGCCTCGGCTCCGGGGGGCGATAGAGACTCGGACAGAAGCTTACCAATGACGctgttccgttttttttttttgtagtttgctTGAATGGCGCAGCGGGGAGAATAACATCCAGGTAACTAAATATTTTACCACGTGTTTCTACCTTATTGCTGTTGGTTTATAGTTGACCTGTCTGTTAAGCGTCTGTCTCGGTCGAGCTGAAGTTTATTTTAGATGACTCATgcgttagctaacgttagctggCACACGCACCGCACGGACGCGCGCAGCAATTAGCTTGGCGAATTGCGCAGCAGTGGTGTAAATACTTTTGAATGTGATACCAAATTTAGTTTGTATTCAGTTATTATATATGGTTGAGGTTTTGTAAAATGTGCGTTAAGTATAGGCCTAATgctttaatataaaattttagaTGGAGTTTACTATGTGGGCACACGGTTATGTACACTGTAGTCTCCTGTGAAGTCTCTCTAACTGTCAGAACGACTCCATATGTACAGGTTTCAAAAATTTAATGTGTTATGGAGTATCATCATTATGTTAAGAGCATTAACATTCGACAGTACACCGTGCACACATCTTATGCCTCTTTTAGCATGTCGAAAAGGAAAGTGACGTTTGAGGATGGAGATGGGGAGATCACTTTGGAAGATGCTCCAAAGAAGAAGGTCGGCTTCTTATaaccatttatattttaatagattttgtcAAAGTGTCCTGTTATTATCATGCATATTGTTATTCTGATGAAACAGATTTTGCAGTACTGTGAATTCCCTCATGCTCTGTTCTGCTTTATCCCGATGTCTTTTTACAGATTGTCGATGGTGTGAGTGGCCCAGGATCCAGATTTAAGGAGAAACACTCTTTGGACAGTGATGAGGAAGATGAAGGAGATGTTGGAGAAAATAGCAGCAAATATGACATCCTTGCCAGTGACGATGTGGATGGTGTGTGAATAATAATTTGGCCTCAGGCAGATTATTGAATAAATGTTATATGCACTCTTCCTCTTGACCTCTTAAGTGTCTCTCTGTTAGATTGTTTAAAAGGCTGAGAAATGCCACTGGATTCTGAAAAGCTAGATTGCTTGTATTATATGTATGTTTTACAGtagataaaataatatttgtctTACACATTCTTTGTGATTACAGGCCAGGAAATGGCAACCATTGACTATGATGAGGGTGTACGCATCACCCCATTTAATCTCACCGAGGAAATGCAGGAGGGACACTTTGATTCAGAGGGAAACTATTTTGTCAACAAAGAGAAAGATATCAGAGACAACTGGCTGGACAATATCGACTGGGTACAATTTATTGCACAAATTTTGAGAAATAGTTGATAAGTTTACATATTTGAGAAATGTTTTCCTCAATAATACTATCTCTTCACACAGGTGAAGATAAAAGAGCAGCCTGTGAAAAAGAAGAAAGGCCTTGCCGCTAAGCGGAAGAGAAGAATTGGTGATGAAGACGAAGCAGAAGAGGAGATAAAGCGGGAGGAGCAGCGGAAAGACAGTGAagaagatgaggaggaagaggagaaagGACCTGCAGAAGACCCTCTGGCTGCATACAGCCATCATCAACTCACAGAAGCCGTCATTGAGCTGATGCTGCCGGGAGAAACAGTGGCTGCTGCTCTGAGAAGACTTGGCGGTCTTGGAGGACGCAAGAAGAAAGGGAGACTGAGAGAAGGAGAAGAGGAGAAAAAAGAGACTATAAATAGAGATTCTGATAAACTAGACAAACTGACCGCATTAGCAGATAGACTAGTGGGGATTGGAGAATTTGAAATTTATCAGCAGACTTATGAAAAACTGGCCTACAAGCTGAAGGGGTTGACTCGAGGAAAGGCAGCCAAAACACTAGAGGAGGAAAAAGATGAGCTAGACATGTTCGGCGAGGACTTTGATGAGCAGCATGGTGCAGACAAAGATGAGGATAAAGACAACACCAGGGGTAAGTGATAGGACAacgatgttttttttaaaggtagcACGATTAGGTGCAATTTAAATATGAACTCTTATTTGTAGTTGTGTAGCCATCTTTTGTCACTGTCATAAATAATTAGTCTGGAAAATTTTACTTTCCTGATTATTTGATTCATGGCTGACCCCTTAGAAATAAGtcatatattttctgtttctttctaGTGATTGATGAGGTCATGTGGGAATACAAATGGGACAATGAGGAAAACTCTGAGCTCTATGGGCCCTTCAGCAGCCAACAGATGCAGGTAAGACATTATCGGTGTTTTAATACCAAACTTCAATTTGCACAAGTAAattaatgattgtttttttttattactcaaaggtgtttctgtgtgtgtgtgtgtcatatatatatatatatatatatatatatatatatatatatatatatatatatacacacacacacacacattttttaaatttttatattcaaatggttttaaaaatgtaatcactGACAGATTCAGTAATGCTCTTTTGTTTGGAGTGGTCTGACATAGGCATTGACTAAAATGGCTGTATCTTTTATTCCAGGACTGGGTTGACGAGGGCTACTTTAAGGATGGAGTCTACTGTAGGAAGATTGGCCAAGAACACGCCCCCTTCTACAACTCAAAGAGAATAGACTTTGAACTCTATACATGATCTGTTGATGAATTGTGCtccagattttgatttcttctgcCCATCTTAGAGGGCTTCTCTGAATAATTGTTTACTCCTCAATAATCGTCTTTGTCTTATGTACACTCATACACTAGAATGTGTTCCTGTGTTTGATACAAgatgtgttttaaaataaaagactttATGGCTGGACCCAACCTGGTGTTTTGGCTAAATGTTA
The sequence above is a segment of the Carassius carassius chromosome 9, fCarCar2.1, whole genome shotgun sequence genome. Coding sequences within it:
- the LOC132149214 gene encoding sesquipedalian-1-like; this encodes MKIHEKILTHYLSCPSPVDKEGYLYKKRERNTTYLRRWFVLKGNLLFYQERPGDRNLLGVIVLEGCLVQACETDGQFCFSLVFNGPGLRTYRLAADDHLSQESWIGALFCASHIYLSMIVRDLERRYEEARRDKRLCDSIQTSEVTSTPNNIMAAWNPGQPYFIHGTSIVPRDGRSYSTSSVPPPSMPNIPTSSSLHAPPIQFKTTSKRSPKLWPKRNAHVTPLNGPAPSYGEWPVVGFDPLEEFSKLHEHYGNEIKQLRADWLKKKREEVGYVEEDLIDLG
- the LOC132149213 gene encoding CD2 antigen cytoplasmic tail-binding protein 2-like isoform X1 is translated as MSKRKVTFEDGDGEITLEDAPKKKIVDGVSGPGSRFKEKHSLDSDEEDEGDVGENSSKYDILASDDVDGQEMATIDYDEGVRITPFNLTEEMQEGHFDSEGNYFVNKEKDIRDNWLDNIDWVKIKEQPVKKKKGLAAKRKRRIGDEDEAEEEIKREEQRKDSEEDEEEEEKGPAEDPLAAYSHHQLTEAVIELMLPGETVAAALRRLGGLGGRKKKGRLREGEEEKKETINRDSDKLDKLTALADRLVGIGEFEIYQQTYEKLAYKLKGLTRGKAAKTLEEEKDELDMFGEDFDEQHGADKDEDKDNTRVIDEVMWEYKWDNEENSELYGPFSSQQMQDWVDEGYFKDGVYCRKIGQEHAPFYNSKRIDFELYT
- the LOC132149213 gene encoding CD2 antigen cytoplasmic tail-binding protein 2-like isoform X2, translating into MSKRKVTFEDGDGEITLEDAPKKKIVDGVSGPGSRFKEKHSLDSDEEDEGDVGENSSKYDILASDDVDGQEMATIDYDEGVRITPFNLTEEMQEGHFDSEGNYFVNKEKDIRDNWLDNIDWVKIKEQPVKKKKGLAAKRKRRIGDEDEAEEEIKREEQRKDSEEDEEEEEKGPAEDPLAAYSHHQLTEAVIELMLPGETVAAALRRLGGLGGRKKKGRLREGEEEKKETINRDSDKLDKLTALADRLVGIGEFEIYQQTYEKLAYKLKGLTRGKAAKTLEEEKDELDMFGEDFDEQHGADKDEDKDNTRVIDEVMWEYKWDNEENSELYGPFSSQQMQWSDIGID